CTGGTTGCTTGGCGCATGCGGACGGCCATCAGGGCCGACAGCGCTGCTGTCATGCTGACACCCGGCCAGCGCAAATAAGCCGGAAAGCAGAAACAAACCACCGATAATCTTTTTCATAAATTTCCCTGTTTACCTTCAATACAACAACAGCGTTGCCTTTAAAGGGTAGTGAACCGCAGGGCATTGTCAAAGGCGCAGCCAGAGCAGCATCTTGTTTTTACAGCCATTTAAGATAAAGCCGGGGAGAGGAGAGCGGCTGGCGTCCCTCGTGCAAGATGGACGCCAGCCTGGCTGCGCGAGGCGAAACGGGGGCTATTGCGGGAAATTCACAACGTCCGCCACCATCTCATCGATCGCCTGCTTCACGTCCGCCGCGCTAATCGGCGCCGTACTGTTGGCGACGTTTTTACCGTAGCCTTTACGCACCACTTTAATCACCGGCTGGTTGGTGGCGACGTCAATCGCTTCGGCCTCCAGCAGCAGAACGGTGTTTTGCGTGCGATGGCCGGTTGCCGCCATGGTACTGGCGACAACGGCGGCGACCGGCACCACCTCGTAAAACTGCATATCTTTATTTTCCGCGCTCACCGCCGTGATCGCCGCTTTCACCAGCAATCCGCCTTTTTGCGGCTGCTGCACCAGCGGCAGCCGTTGACCAATGGCGCCTTTTAACCGCTGTTCGGTATAAAGCCGCACCTGTTCCAGCGTGACCGCGTTGACGCGGGCGTTCGGTGAGGGCGCGGGATAATAGACAACCGGCGCAGCGTAAACATTCTGGTAGCGGCGGCTGTCGTAATCGGGCGATATCCAGCGCAGCGTCTCATGCCCGCCCGGCGACCGCGCCGGTTTGAGATCGGCATAATTGCCAAGGAAGCCGGAATACTGGCTGGTGTTGGCTACCTTAGATGAGCAGCCTGCTAAAATGGCGAACAGCAAAACG
This DNA window, taken from Mixta gaviniae, encodes the following:
- a CDS encoding lipoprotein, which produces MKKIIGGLFLLSGLFALAGCQHDSSAVGPDGRPHAPSNQSVPGGPQGQGPVGQPQS
- a CDS encoding DUF3313 domain-containing protein, with protein sequence MLIPVKTGMKISAVLLFAILAGCSSKVANTSQYSGFLGNYADLKPARSPGGHETLRWISPDYDSRRYQNVYAAPVVYYPAPSPNARVNAVTLEQVRLYTEQRLKGAIGQRLPLVQQPQKGGLLVKAAITAVSAENKDMQFYEVVPVAAVVASTMAATGHRTQNTVLLLEAEAIDVATNQPVIKVVRKGYGKNVANSTAPISAADVKQAIDEMVADVVNFPQ